In Bacillota bacterium, one DNA window encodes the following:
- a CDS encoding 4Fe-4S binding protein produces the protein MAKKGIVTIDQRLCKACGICIEFCPKKVLAAEEPLLKAKVADPDACTACNMCMLYCPDWAINVAEVGGDGK, from the coding sequence GTGGCCAAGAAAGGCATCGTCACCATCGATCAACGTCTCTGCAAAGCCTGCGGCATCTGCATCGAGTTCTGTCCGAAGAAGGTGCTGGCGGCGGAGGAGCCACTCTTGAAGGCCAAGGTGGCCGACCCGGACGCGTGTACCGCCTGCAACATGTGCATGCTTTACTGCCCTGATTGGGCGATCAACGTCGCGGAAGTCGGAGGCGATGGAAAGTGA
- a CDS encoding thiamine pyrophosphate-dependent enzyme yields MPTKLLTANELKDKYIVSRNLPSIWCSGCGVGTVLGATMRAIDNLGLDKKDVVFTIGIGCSGYSSKYVAFDVAHTTHGRALTTATGLKLANPKLKVITLTGDGDGTGIGGNHFIHAARRNIDITAILFNNSIYGMTGGQYSPATPTGSISTTSPYGMVEGQIDPCELAVAAGATYVARASTYHVRVLQDLIAKAIAHKGFSLVEAITQCPNQFGRLNKIGAAPEMMKQYKEKCVRVNSIRDEVPEGKLKIGELYKADRPEYTELYAKVQEEAQRRAAARAAKGS; encoded by the coding sequence ATGCCGACCAAGCTCCTGACCGCGAATGAGCTGAAGGACAAGTACATCGTCTCCCGGAACCTGCCGTCGATCTGGTGTTCCGGCTGCGGCGTCGGGACGGTCCTCGGGGCCACCATGCGGGCCATCGACAACCTCGGTCTGGACAAGAAGGACGTCGTCTTCACCATCGGCATCGGTTGCAGCGGCTATTCCAGCAAGTACGTGGCCTTCGACGTCGCCCACACCACCCATGGCCGGGCCCTGACCACGGCCACCGGGCTGAAGCTGGCCAACCCGAAGCTCAAGGTGATCACCCTGACCGGCGACGGCGACGGCACCGGCATCGGCGGCAACCACTTCATCCACGCCGCCCGGCGGAACATCGACATCACCGCCATCCTTTTCAACAACAGCATCTACGGGATGACCGGCGGCCAGTACTCGCCGGCCACCCCGACCGGCTCGATCTCTACGACCAGCCCCTACGGCATGGTTGAGGGTCAGATCGACCCATGCGAACTGGCCGTCGCCGCCGGCGCCACCTACGTCGCCCGGGCCAGCACCTACCATGTCCGCGTGCTGCAGGACCTGATCGCCAAGGCCATCGCCCATAAGGGCTTTTCGCTGGTCGAGGCGATCACCCAGTGCCCGAACCAGTTCGGCCGGCTGAACAAGATCGGCGCCGCGCCCGAGATGATGAAGCAGTACAAGGAGAAGTGCGTCCGGGTCAACAGCATCCGCGACGAGGTCCCCGAGGGCAAGCTCAAGATCGGCGAACTGTACAAGGCCGACCGCCCCGAGTACACCGAACTCTACGCCAAGGTCCAGGAGGAGGCCCAGCGTCGGGCCGCCGCCAGGGCCGCCAAGGGCTCATGA
- a CDS encoding gamma carbonic anhydrase family protein produces the protein MSAAGRSDPLKAFGGKTPRVHPTAFIAEGAQIIGDVTIGEQAGVWYNAVVRGDLAPITIGANSNIQDNAVLHTVRGGPIVIGVNTTIGHGAILHACTIGDGAMVGMAAVVLDRAVVEDGAIVGACALVGEGKTVAARTLNVGVPAKPVKELGPESDERLRGLAGRYADLAAEHKKEQGD, from the coding sequence ATGAGCGCCGCCGGCCGCTCCGACCCGTTGAAGGCCTTCGGCGGGAAGACCCCCAGGGTCCACCCGACGGCGTTCATCGCCGAGGGGGCCCAGATCATCGGCGACGTGACCATCGGCGAGCAGGCCGGCGTCTGGTACAACGCCGTGGTCCGGGGGGACTTGGCCCCGATCACCATCGGAGCCAACTCGAACATTCAGGACAACGCCGTCCTTCACACCGTCCGCGGCGGGCCGATCGTCATCGGCGTGAACACCACCATCGGCCATGGGGCCATCCTGCATGCCTGCACGATCGGCGACGGAGCGATGGTCGGCATGGCGGCGGTGGTCCTCGATCGGGCCGTCGTCGAAGACGGGGCGATCGTCGGCGCCTGCGCCCTGGTGGGCGAGGGCAAGACGGTCGCCGCCAGGACGCTGAATGTAGGCGTTCCGGCCAAGCCGGTGAAGGAACTCGGCCCCGAGTCCGACGAAAGGCTGCGTGGACTGGCCGGCCGTTACGCCGACCTGGCCGCGGAGCACAAGAAGGAGCAAGGGGACTGA
- a CDS encoding SLC13 family permease: MASKPEAATATKPAVNQQRALIVKAVGFVLGLIVCAYIWTRPLPSVLKPGAMQALGIMVGMVVWWVFQVFDEYAIALIFPTYLIAAKIVTPAVAVGALTQSTWWTLITALAIGVVVVKSGLLKRIAYGMLLLFPPTYRGQSLAFVFSGMITAPFIPTALGKMAILNPIALEVSRGLGYKDNSSGSAGLGMSVWIGFSLTYFLFLTGSTTPLALQGILPKGIKETVNFTSWIVAAWPLAVTVLLLSTVALFILYRPEKNVSGTPRTVIRERLSEMGKMSRNEWLALGTLLFLIIGWSTENYHHITSAWIGTMALSFMSFTKVMTKEDFKKIDWPFLFFLAVVISFGDVFKALGISTYLGTLTIGYLTPLAASPLLFAVVLALVTYVLRLFIASWIAYITIMMTLLTPFVTSIGWNPFAVGLIMLAALNTWVPSYQSSVYLVGYYSTGGKAFTQPQSYKLGLAYLVIVLIALIPTVPYWHWLGMIP, from the coding sequence ATGGCAAGCAAGCCTGAAGCCGCAACCGCCACGAAGCCCGCTGTCAACCAGCAGAGAGCGCTGATCGTCAAGGCCGTCGGGTTCGTTCTCGGGCTCATCGTCTGCGCTTACATCTGGACGCGTCCCCTCCCGTCGGTCCTGAAGCCCGGCGCCATGCAGGCCCTCGGGATCATGGTCGGGATGGTCGTCTGGTGGGTCTTCCAGGTCTTCGATGAGTACGCCATCGCCCTGATCTTCCCGACCTACCTGATCGCGGCGAAGATCGTCACCCCGGCGGTCGCCGTCGGCGCGCTGACCCAGTCCACCTGGTGGACCCTGATCACCGCCCTGGCCATCGGCGTCGTCGTCGTCAAGTCCGGCCTCCTCAAGCGCATCGCCTACGGCATGTTGCTCCTCTTCCCGCCGACCTATCGCGGGCAGTCCCTGGCCTTCGTCTTCAGCGGTATGATCACCGCCCCGTTCATCCCGACGGCCCTCGGCAAGATGGCCATCCTCAACCCGATCGCCCTCGAGGTCTCCCGCGGCCTCGGCTACAAGGACAACAGTTCGGGTTCGGCCGGCCTCGGCATGTCGGTGTGGATCGGCTTCTCCCTGACCTACTTCCTCTTCCTGACCGGCTCGACCACCCCCCTCGCCCTTCAGGGCATCCTGCCGAAGGGCATCAAGGAAACCGTCAACTTCACCTCCTGGATCGTCGCCGCCTGGCCGCTGGCCGTGACCGTCCTGCTCCTCTCGACCGTCGCCCTGTTCATCCTATACAGGCCGGAGAAGAACGTCAGCGGCACCCCGCGGACGGTGATCCGGGAGCGCCTCAGCGAGATGGGCAAGATGAGCCGCAATGAGTGGCTGGCCCTCGGCACCCTGCTCTTCCTGATCATCGGTTGGAGCACCGAGAACTACCACCACATCACCTCGGCTTGGATCGGCACGATGGCCCTCTCCTTCATGTCTTTCACCAAGGTCATGACCAAGGAAGACTTCAAGAAGATCGACTGGCCCTTCCTGTTCTTCCTCGCCGTGGTCATCAGCTTCGGCGATGTCTTCAAGGCCCTGGGCATCAGCACGTACCTCGGTACCCTGACCATCGGCTACCTGACCCCGTTGGCCGCGAGCCCGTTGCTCTTCGCCGTCGTTCTGGCCCTTGTCACCTACGTCCTGCGTCTGTTCATCGCTTCCTGGATCGCCTACATCACGATCATGATGACCCTCCTGACCCCGTTCGTGACGAGCATCGGCTGGAACCCGTTCGCCGTCGGCCTGATCATGCTGGCCGCCCTGAACACCTGGGTCCCCAGCTACCAGAGCAGCGTGTACCTGGTCGGTTACTACTCGACCGGGGGGAAGGCCTTCACCCAGCCGCAATCGTACAAGCTCGGTTTGGCCTACCTGGTGATCGTCCTGATCGCCCTGATCCCGACCGTTCCCTACTGGCACTGGCTGGGCATGATTCCCTGA
- a CDS encoding 2-oxoacid:acceptor oxidoreductase subunit alpha, with translation MSKKVLLQGNEAIAEGAIRAGVRFFAGYPITPATEIAERMAARLPEVGGAFIQMEDEIASVTTCVGAALAGKKAMTASSGPGISLKQENIGMAAMHECPMVIVDVMRVGPATGMATLPAQQDIQQARWGSHGDRGVIALSPSSVAECYDLAIKAVNLSEKYRMPVMILSDAEIGHAREAIEIPEEVEIIDRKRPAVPPGDPRYLPYEADADGVPPMADFGTGYFWHSEASTHNAKGDLDATNHKTGAFLHRRLIDKVEKHVKEMTYYSTRKLDDADIAIVSFGVSARASAGAVEIARTEGLKVGLLNLNTIWPFPEHLIEDLAGKVKTIFVAELNAGQLWREVKLAANGRVPVHHIGRFDGLILTPSEILARIREVL, from the coding sequence GTGAGCAAGAAGGTCTTGCTTCAAGGCAATGAAGCCATCGCCGAAGGAGCGATCCGCGCCGGCGTCCGCTTCTTCGCCGGCTACCCGATCACCCCGGCCACCGAGATAGCCGAGCGGATGGCCGCCCGGCTGCCCGAGGTCGGCGGGGCGTTCATCCAGATGGAGGACGAGATCGCCTCGGTGACCACCTGCGTCGGCGCCGCCCTGGCCGGCAAGAAGGCCATGACCGCCAGCTCCGGCCCGGGCATCTCGCTCAAGCAGGAGAACATCGGGATGGCCGCCATGCACGAGTGCCCGATGGTCATCGTCGACGTCATGCGCGTCGGCCCGGCGACCGGCATGGCCACCCTTCCCGCCCAGCAGGACATTCAGCAGGCCCGCTGGGGCTCGCACGGCGACCGCGGGGTGATCGCCCTCTCCCCGTCGTCGGTGGCCGAATGCTATGACCTCGCCATCAAGGCGGTCAACCTGTCCGAGAAGTACCGGATGCCGGTGATGATCCTCTCCGACGCCGAGATCGGGCATGCTCGCGAAGCCATCGAGATCCCCGAAGAAGTCGAGATCATCGACAGGAAGCGGCCGGCCGTCCCCCCGGGCGACCCGCGCTACCTCCCCTACGAAGCCGACGCCGACGGCGTCCCGCCGATGGCCGACTTCGGAACCGGTTACTTCTGGCACTCCGAGGCCAGCACCCACAATGCCAAGGGCGACCTCGACGCCACCAACCACAAGACGGGCGCCTTCCTCCATCGGCGGCTCATCGACAAGGTCGAGAAGCACGTCAAGGAGATGACGTATTACTCCACGCGAAAACTTGACGATGCCGACATCGCCATCGTCTCTTTCGGGGTCTCGGCCCGCGCCTCGGCCGGCGCCGTCGAGATCGCCCGAACCGAGGGGCTCAAGGTCGGGCTCCTCAACCTCAACACCATCTGGCCGTTCCCGGAACACCTCATTGAGGACCTGGCGGGGAAGGTCAAGACGATCTTCGTGGCCGAGCTGAACGCCGGCCAGCTGTGGCGGGAAGTGAAGTTGGCGGCCAACGGGCGCGTGCCGGTCCACCACATCGGACGTTTCGACGGGCTGATCCTGACCCCGTCGGAGATCCTCGCCCGCATCCGGGAGGTGCTCTGA